A window of the Buchnera aphidicola (Tetraneura ulmi) genome harbors these coding sequences:
- a CDS encoding phosphopentomutase: MKRVFLIILDSFGIGSCMDSYEFGDYGANTFGNIAKMCFLGKANNGRSGVLSIPNLMSLGIGEIFKEVTGNYPLGVKKTKFLQGCYAYSSSISKGKDTFSGHWEIVGVPIFKEWFFFNKLTNSFSKSLLNKIKNDCGLTGILGNCHASGTEIIKKFGIEHLLTKKPIFYTSSDSVFQVSCHEKEYGLNNLYELCKKIRIILNKNKINIARVIARPFIGNNPENFKRTEKRKDFSIIINKKTVLEKLILEKGGSVHAIGKISDIFSGIGITSSISTQDLFDSFEKTIKAINCCSRNSIVFSNFIDFDSLWGHRRDVSGYAKGLEYFDFNLPRLLNILKKDDLLIITADHGCDPTWIGTDHTREYVPILIYKKKMKNKFLGCRKTFADISQTISEYFGISRMNYGDSIL; this comes from the coding sequence ATGAAAAGAGTTTTTCTAATTATATTAGATTCTTTTGGTATTGGTTCTTGTATGGATTCTTATGAATTTGGAGATTATGGAGCAAATACATTTGGTAATATAGCTAAAATGTGTTTTTTAGGAAAGGCAAATAATGGAAGATCAGGTGTTCTTTCAATACCTAATTTAATGTCTTTAGGAATAGGAGAGATATTTAAAGAAGTTACTGGAAATTATCCTTTAGGTGTGAAAAAGACAAAATTTTTACAAGGCTGTTATGCTTATTCTTCTTCTATTTCTAAAGGTAAAGATACTTTTTCTGGTCATTGGGAAATTGTTGGTGTTCCTATATTTAAAGAATGGTTTTTTTTTAATAAATTAACAAATAGTTTTTCTAAATCGCTGTTAAATAAAATTAAAAATGATTGTGGTTTAACTGGAATCTTAGGAAATTGTCATGCTTCAGGTACAGAGATAATAAAAAAATTTGGAATTGAACATTTATTAACAAAAAAACCTATTTTTTATACTTCTTCAGATTCTGTATTTCAAGTTTCTTGTCATGAAAAAGAATATGGATTAAATAATCTTTATGAACTTTGTAAGAAAATAAGAATTATTTTAAATAAAAATAAAATTAATATAGCTAGGGTTATAGCTCGTCCATTTATAGGTAATAATCCAGAAAATTTTAAACGAACTGAAAAAAGAAAAGACTTTTCAATTATTATAAATAAAAAAACAGTATTGGAAAAATTAATTCTTGAAAAAGGAGGATCGGTTCATGCTATTGGTAAAATTTCGGATATTTTTTCTGGAATTGGAATTACTAGTTCAATATCTACTCAAGATTTATTTGATTCTTTTGAAAAAACTATTAAAGCTATTAACTGTTGCTCAAGAAATTCTATTGTTTTTTCTAATTTCATAGATTTTGATTCTTTATGGGGTCATAGAAGAGATGTTTCTGGTTATGCCAAAGGGTTAGAATATTTTGATTTTAATTTACCTCGTTTATTAAATATTTTAAAAAAAGATGATTTATTAATTATAACAGCAGATCATGGTTGCGACCCAACCTGGATAGGAACTGATCACACTCGGGAATATGTTCCTATATTAATTTATAAAAAAAAAATGAAGAATAAATTTTTAGGTTGTAGAAAAACATTTGCAGATATTTCTCAAACTATATCGGAATATTTTGGAATTTCTAGAATGAATTATGGTGATAGTATTTTATAG
- the ansA gene encoding asparaginase, giving the protein MKKKKIYIAYTGGTIGMKKSKNGYIPISGYLQKQLYKMPEFYSTKMPLFTIKEYQPIIDSSNITPKEWTTIGIDIKKKYYKYDGFIILHGTDTMAYTASALSFILENLQKPVIITGSQIPLSEIRSDGRQNLINALFLVTNYPINEVTLLFNNKLYRGNRTTKKNTNGFDAFDSPNLDPLLEIGINVNYSKKSHLNKKTKKKKLKINKINSQPIGLIRIYPGISFKIIKYFLLQPVKAIILCSYGSGNVPQKKNFLKELEKALKKNIIIINLTQCMYGKVNMNKYATGSYLAEIGVISGHDLTIEAALTKLYFLLSQNLSNKVIKKKMQKNLRGEITIK; this is encoded by the coding sequence ATGAAAAAAAAAAAAATATATATAGCATATACAGGAGGAACTATTGGTATGAAAAAATCAAAAAATGGATATATTCCTATTTCTGGATATTTGCAAAAACAACTATACAAAATGCCAGAATTTTATTCCACTAAAATGCCTCTTTTTACCATTAAAGAATATCAACCAATTATAGATTCTTCAAACATAACTCCTAAAGAATGGACAACAATTGGAATTGATATTAAAAAAAAATATTATAAATACGACGGATTTATTATATTACATGGAACTGATACAATGGCTTATACAGCTTCAGCATTATCATTTATATTAGAAAATTTACAAAAACCAGTTATTATCACTGGATCTCAGATACCTTTGTCTGAAATAAGATCTGATGGAAGACAAAATCTTATTAACGCTTTATTTTTAGTAACCAACTATCCAATAAATGAAGTAACTTTACTTTTCAACAACAAATTATATAGAGGTAATAGAACTACAAAGAAAAACACAAATGGATTTGATGCATTTGATTCTCCAAATCTAGATCCATTATTAGAAATAGGAATCAATGTTAATTACTCTAAAAAATCTCACTTAAATAAAAAAACAAAAAAAAAAAAACTAAAAATAAATAAAATTAATTCACAACCAATTGGATTAATTAGAATTTACCCAGGAATTTCTTTTAAAATAATAAAATATTTTTTATTACAACCAGTAAAAGCAATTATTCTATGTTCATACGGAAGTGGAAATGTTCCACAAAAAAAAAATTTTTTAAAAGAATTAGAAAAAGCATTAAAAAAAAATATAATAATTATTAATTTAACACAATGTATGTACGGAAAAGTTAATATGAATAAATATGCCACCGGTAGTTATCTCGCTGAAATAGGAGTCATCAGTGGACATGATTTAACAATTGAAGCTGCTTTAACAAAATTATATTTTTTACTAAGTCAAAATCTTTCTAATAAAGTAATAAAAAAAAAAATGCAAAAAAACCTTCGTGGAGAAATCACAATAAAATAA
- the ssb gene encoding single-stranded DNA-binding protein produces MASRGVNKVILIGNLGQDPEVRYMSNGNAVTNINIATSDVWKDKNTGESKEKTEWHKVVLFGKIAEIAGEYLRKGSQVYIEGSLQTRKWQDQNGFERYTTEIVVNISGTMQMLGGRNLSNDNNTISSNSFEKNKNVKHKNKIEDNDSSSTNVVDNDKKMEKDILDPLDFDEEIPF; encoded by the coding sequence ATGGCTAGCAGAGGGGTTAATAAAGTAATTTTAATTGGTAATTTAGGTCAAGACCCTGAAGTTCGATATATGTCTAACGGTAATGCTGTTACAAATATTAATATTGCTACTTCTGATGTTTGGAAAGATAAAAATACAGGTGAATCAAAAGAAAAAACAGAATGGCATAAAGTAGTGTTATTTGGGAAAATAGCAGAAATTGCAGGAGAATATCTTCGAAAAGGTTCTCAGGTTTATATAGAAGGTTCACTTCAAACTAGAAAGTGGCAAGATCAAAACGGATTTGAACGATATACTACGGAAATAGTTGTAAATATTTCAGGAACCATGCAAATGTTAGGTGGTCGAAATTTATCTAATGACAACAATACTATTTCTTCTAACAGTTTTGAAAAGAATAAAAATGTAAAACATAAAAATAAAATAGAAGACAATGATTCTTCTTCTACAAATGTAGTTGACAATGATAAAAAAATGGAAAAAGATATTTTAGATCCTTTAGATTTTGATGAAGAAATTCCTTTTTAA
- the dnaB gene encoding replicative DNA helicase, with translation MADKNPKKINEKKYLTKTPPHSIEAEQSVLGGLMLDNDQWDIVTEHIVIEDFFSKPHKIIFQEMKYLFDSKNPIDLITLSESLEQKGELEKVGGFAYLAELSKNTPSTANIVAYSNIVRERAIIREVIETSNEVISSAYEIQGKNSSELLDYAESKIFKITEKRSKKESGPKNIEKVLDITLSKIEKLFSNSYDGITGINTGYHDLNQKTSGLQQSDLIIIAARPSMGKTTFAMNLCENISMIYDKPVLIFSLEMPSEQIMIRMLASLSRVQQTKIRTGQLNDEDWSRISGTINILLKKKNIYIDDSSILTPSEIRSRARKIYRENHGLSVIMIDYLQLIKVPYLSDNRTLEIAEISRMLKSLAKELEVPIIALSQLNRSLEQRSDKRPINSDLRESGSLEQDADLVIFIYRDEVYNKDSDLKGTADIIIGKQRNGPTGTIRLTFNKNWSRFDNYSETKYNEE, from the coding sequence ATGGCAGACAAAAATCCTAAAAAAATAAATGAAAAGAAATATTTAACAAAAACCCCTCCTCATTCTATAGAAGCTGAACAATCAGTATTAGGAGGATTAATGTTAGATAATGATCAATGGGACATAGTTACAGAACATATAGTAATAGAAGATTTTTTTAGTAAACCACATAAAATAATATTTCAAGAAATGAAATATCTATTCGATTCAAAAAATCCTATTGATTTAATTACTTTATCTGAATCATTAGAACAAAAAGGAGAACTAGAAAAAGTAGGAGGGTTTGCGTACTTAGCTGAATTATCAAAAAATACTCCAAGTACAGCTAACATCGTTGCCTATTCGAATATAGTAAGAGAAAGAGCTATAATCAGAGAAGTAATTGAAACAAGTAATGAAGTCATTTCTTCTGCTTATGAAATACAAGGAAAAAATAGTTCTGAATTATTAGATTATGCAGAATCTAAAATATTTAAAATCACAGAAAAAAGATCAAAAAAAGAATCAGGTCCTAAAAATATAGAAAAAGTACTTGATATTACCTTATCTAAAATAGAAAAATTATTTTCTAATTCATATGATGGTATTACTGGAATTAATACAGGATATCACGATCTAAATCAAAAAACTTCTGGTCTACAACAATCTGATCTTATCATTATTGCAGCACGACCTTCGATGGGAAAAACCACTTTTGCAATGAATTTATGCGAAAATATTTCAATGATATATGATAAACCAGTATTAATTTTTAGTCTAGAAATGCCAAGTGAACAAATTATGATACGAATGTTAGCATCATTATCAAGAGTTCAACAAACTAAAATAAGAACAGGACAACTGAATGACGAAGATTGGTCAAGAATTTCAGGAACAATAAATATTTTATTAAAAAAGAAAAACATTTATATTGATGACTCTTCGATTTTAACTCCAAGTGAAATTAGATCAAGAGCAAGAAAAATATATAGAGAAAATCATGGTCTTAGCGTAATTATGATTGATTATCTACAATTAATTAAAGTACCTTATTTATCAGATAACAGAACACTAGAAATTGCAGAAATTTCTAGAATGTTAAAATCTTTAGCCAAAGAATTAGAAGTTCCAATAATTGCTTTATCTCAACTAAATCGATCATTAGAACAAAGATCAGATAAAAGACCTATCAATTCAGATCTTCGAGAATCTGGATCATTAGAACAAGATGCAGATTTAGTAATTTTTATTTATCGAGATGAAGTATATAATAAAGACAGTGATCTCAAAGGAACTGCAGATATAATTATTGGAAAACAAAGAAATGGACCTACTGGAACAATACGTTTAACATTTAACAAAAATTGGTCTAGATTTGATAACTATTCCGAAACAAAATACAACGAAGAATAA
- the ruvX gene encoding Holliday junction resolvase RuvX, whose translation MIKMTIIAFDFGTKSIGVAIGQKLTYTARPLTSITTKKGIPDWINLKKIFLEWKPICVVVGLPLNIDGSKQKVTYQSERFAKQIKKKFGTKVYLHDERLTTIEAKNLIFKYKGYKFLKKNLIDSQSAAIILESWLLI comes from the coding sequence ATAATAAAAATGACTATTATAGCCTTTGATTTTGGAACTAAAAGTATAGGAGTAGCTATTGGACAAAAACTCACATATACTGCAAGACCACTGACATCTATTACTACTAAAAAAGGAATTCCTGATTGGATTAACTTAAAAAAAATATTTCTAGAATGGAAACCTATTTGTGTAGTTGTAGGATTACCATTAAATATTGATGGTTCTAAACAAAAAGTAACATATCAATCAGAAAGATTTGCAAAACAAATAAAAAAAAAATTTGGTACCAAAGTATATTTGCATGATGAAAGACTTACTACAATAGAAGCAAAAAATTTAATTTTCAAATACAAAGGTTACAAATTTTTAAAAAAAAACTTAATTGATTCACAATCAGCGGCTATAATTTTAGAAAGCTGGTTATTAATTTAA
- a CDS encoding NifU family protein — MIYISTKAQKYFRTLLLSESKGTQITVFIDNVGTVNAEGKVAFFTEKKNSNEDYRIFYYNGFMVYIKTIFLQYLKDSEIDLLEDRLETRLILKAPNIRNRNFGTNSLRLQIEEFIEKKINTELLSHGGKVSLVEISSDGVVKIQFLGGCNGCSMVSLTLKEGVEKKIILSFPEIKSVEDVTNHISGNHSYFS, encoded by the coding sequence ATGATTTATATTTCAACAAAAGCTCAAAAATATTTTAGAACATTATTATTGTCAGAAAGTAAAGGAACTCAAATTACAGTTTTTATAGATAATGTAGGAACTGTTAATGCAGAAGGAAAAGTTGCTTTTTTTACAGAAAAAAAAAACAGCAATGAAGATTATAGAATTTTTTATTATAATGGATTTATGGTTTATATAAAAACTATTTTTTTACAATATTTGAAGGATTCTGAGATTGATCTATTAGAAGATAGATTAGAAACCAGATTAATTTTAAAAGCTCCAAATATAAGGAATAGGAATTTTGGAACTAATTCTTTACGTTTACAGATAGAAGAATTCATAGAAAAAAAAATAAATACTGAGTTGCTATCACATGGAGGAAAGGTTTCATTAGTTGAAATTAGTTCTGATGGAGTAGTAAAAATACAATTTTTAGGTGGATGTAATGGTTGTTCTATGGTTTCTTTAACTTTAAAAGAAGGTGTTGAAAAGAAAATAATTTTATCGTTTCCTGAAATAAAAAGTGTTGAGGATGTTACTAATCATATTTCTGGAAATCATTCTTATTTTAGTTAA
- the deoD gene encoding purine-nucleoside phosphorylase, translated as MNTPHISAEKNSISNVVLMSGDPIRVKYIAERYLEKSVLVSNVRSMLVYTGFYKNKKVSVVGHGIGIPSCLIYVQELVDFYKVNKIIRLGTCGSVRNDINLCDKIIGLGACTDSNVNRLLFENYDFSAIADFNLVLNLVRSAKRLGLKLFLGNIFSTDLFYFYKDRKRIDLMKKRNILGIEMETAGLYGLSSVLGVRSVSICLVSDHILNKKKISISERIVGFDEIILLVLDSILLNNKYNNLNF; from the coding sequence ATGAATACTCCTCATATAAGTGCAGAAAAAAATAGTATATCAAACGTAGTATTGATGTCAGGTGATCCAATTCGAGTAAAATATATTGCAGAAAGATATTTGGAAAAATCAGTTTTAGTAAGTAATGTAAGATCTATGCTAGTTTATACAGGTTTTTATAAAAATAAAAAAGTATCAGTAGTTGGACATGGAATAGGAATACCCTCTTGTTTAATTTATGTTCAGGAATTAGTGGATTTTTATAAAGTTAATAAGATTATTAGATTAGGAACTTGTGGTTCAGTTCGTAATGACATAAATTTATGTGATAAAATAATTGGATTAGGAGCTTGTACAGATTCTAATGTAAATAGATTATTATTTGAAAATTATGATTTTTCAGCAATTGCAGATTTTAATCTGGTGTTAAATTTGGTTAGATCCGCAAAAAGATTGGGATTAAAGTTATTTTTGGGAAACATTTTTAGTACTGATTTATTTTATTTTTATAAGGATAGAAAACGTATAGATTTAATGAAAAAACGAAATATTTTAGGAATAGAAATGGAAACTGCTGGATTGTATGGTTTATCTTCAGTATTAGGTGTTAGATCTGTTTCTATTTGTCTAGTTTCAGATCATATTTTGAATAAAAAAAAAATTTCTATTTCAGAAAGAATTGTAGGATTTGATGAAATAATATTATTAGTTTTAGATTCTATTTTGTTAAATAATAAATATAATAATTTAAATTTTTGA
- a CDS encoding peptide chain release factor 3 produces MLKRDFSEIKKRKTFAIISHPDSGKTTITEKILLLGNIIRCSSINRIKKSNKNLKSDWMKIEQERGITVTTSVVQFFYGKHVINLLDTPGHEDFSEDTYRILTAVDFCLIIIDSSKGVEDRTKKLMEVVSLHNIPILTFINKIDREGISTIFLLDQIEKELEIFCSPIVWPLGRGGSLKGIYNFQNSSFISRNIKGSILTNEKQKKLEFINIEESLKSILKKKFEFDIFLDFKKELKLVKKKYFSFSVDNFLDGIITPVFFGSALHSIGIAPMFDFLIKYAPTPKKKKSDVRIVFSNEKKFSGFVFKIQANMDLRHRDRIAFLRIVSGKYFSGIKLKQTRTGKFFIIRKAIYCLGNERKIVNKAYPGDIIGICNNNSIKIGDTFTEGEQIKFLGIPNFSPEFFCSVSLKNPMKKKQLSKGLTQMFEEGAIQIFKPIVSNCIILGAVGKLQFDVISRRLQIEYQVEIVLKKVNIVAIRWVFCNDIKKLRFFKNNNSMQLAFDNEDYLVYIATSLFELKMIVNKNPNIIFKKFREC; encoded by the coding sequence ATGTTGAAAAGAGATTTTTCAGAAATAAAAAAAAGGAAAACTTTTGCTATTATTTCTCACCCTGATTCAGGAAAAACTACAATTACTGAAAAAATTTTATTGTTAGGAAATATTATTCGTTGTTCTAGTATAAATCGAATAAAAAAATCTAATAAAAATTTAAAATCTGATTGGATGAAAATTGAACAAGAAAGAGGTATTACCGTTACTACTTCAGTAGTACAATTTTTTTATGGAAAACATGTAATAAATTTATTAGATACTCCGGGTCATGAAGATTTTTCTGAAGATACGTATCGAATTTTAACTGCAGTAGATTTTTGTTTAATAATTATTGATTCTTCCAAAGGTGTAGAAGATCGTACAAAAAAGTTAATGGAAGTTGTTTCATTACATAATATTCCTATATTAACTTTTATAAATAAAATAGATAGAGAAGGAATTAGTACAATTTTTTTGTTAGATCAGATAGAAAAAGAATTAGAAATTTTTTGTTCACCTATTGTTTGGCCATTAGGTCGCGGAGGATCTTTAAAAGGAATATATAATTTTCAAAATAGTTCTTTTATAAGTAGAAACATTAAAGGTAGTATTTTAACAAATGAGAAACAAAAAAAGTTAGAATTTATTAATATAGAAGAAAGTTTAAAGTCAATTTTAAAAAAAAAATTTGAGTTTGATATTTTTTTAGATTTTAAAAAAGAACTAAAATTAGTGAAAAAAAAATATTTTTCATTTTCTGTTGATAATTTTTTAGATGGAATAATAACTCCTGTTTTTTTTGGTAGTGCATTACATTCTATTGGTATTGCTCCTATGTTTGATTTTTTAATAAAATATGCTCCAACTCCTAAAAAAAAAAAAAGTGATGTTCGTATTGTATTTTCTAATGAAAAAAAATTTTCTGGTTTTGTTTTTAAAATTCAAGCTAATATGGATTTAAGACATCGAGATAGGATTGCTTTTTTAAGAATTGTTTCTGGAAAATATTTTTCAGGAATAAAATTAAAACAAACTAGAACTGGAAAATTTTTTATTATAAGAAAAGCTATTTATTGTTTAGGTAATGAAAGAAAAATTGTGAATAAAGCATACCCTGGAGATATTATTGGAATCTGTAATAATAATTCTATAAAGATAGGAGATACTTTTACTGAAGGAGAACAAATTAAATTTTTAGGAATACCGAATTTTTCTCCAGAATTTTTTTGTTCTGTTTCTTTAAAAAATCCAATGAAAAAAAAACAGTTGTCAAAAGGATTAACACAAATGTTTGAAGAAGGAGCTATACAAATTTTTAAACCTATTGTGAGTAATTGTATTATTTTAGGGGCAGTTGGAAAGTTACAGTTTGACGTGATATCAAGACGATTACAAATCGAATATCAAGTAGAAATAGTTTTAAAAAAAGTAAATATAGTCGCTATAAGATGGGTTTTTTGTAATGATATTAAGAAATTAAGATTTTTTAAAAATAATAACTCTATGCAGTTAGCGTTTGATAATGAAGATTATTTAGTATACATTGCAACTAGTTTATTTGAATTAAAAATGATAGTTAATAAAAATCCAAATATAATTTTTAAAAAATTTAGAGAATGTTAA